The nucleotide window AATACCAGCCGATTAATCGCGACGGACCCATGCTGCCAGGAGGTGAAACGCCTGCCAAACGGCCGTCAAACGCACCACAACCTATGTTATGATTGAGATAGCCTAAGAAACAACCACTTTGAACAACGATTGCTCTGCTGCCGGCAGGCAATGCGCCTATGGCAGCTTGCTACCTGTTAAGAATTTGTTATAGTGCAGATAATCGTCAAGCCTTCGACAAGCTCAGGACCAATCATCAGGAGATGAACCATGCGTAAATCTATTGCGCCCCTCATAGTAATCAGCCTCATGCTGCTCGTGTTATTGGCGGCCTGCCGCCGCGGCCAAGCGACCGAAGAACTGCCGACGGCCGTTCCCACCGCCGCCCTGCCCCAACCCACCAACGAACCAACCCGCCAACCAACGGCCGTCCCCCAACCAGCCCAATCCGCCGTGGATCCGGCCGACATAGATTGGCCGCCGCAGGTTATCTACTCCAGCCCGTCTGTGGGCGAGGAGGTGCTGCTGGATGGGGCTATCACCCTCCGCTTCGACCAGCCCATGGACCAGAACAGCGTGGCGCAGGCGTTGGCCGTGCAAAATGTGGCCGATGATACGGCCGTTTCCGGCAGCCTCACCTGGTCTCGCCCCGATACCGTCATCTTCACCCCAGCCGGTCAGCTCAACCGGCAGCAAACCTACCGCGTGATGGTCGGTGAAACAGCCAAAGGGGCCAACGGCCAGGCCATGAGCGCCCCGGCCGAATTTGACCTGCAAACCATTGGCGCGCTGGCCGTAGCCCAGGTCATCCCCGCCAACGGGACTACCGGCGTTGCCGCCGATGGGACCATCACCGTGCTGTTTAACCGTCCCGTCGTGCCACTGGTCACCACCGACCAGCAGGCCCGGCTGCCTCAACCGCTCACCTTCAACCCACCTGTTGAAGGCAAGGGGGAATGGACCTCCACCAGCATTTACCGCTTCACGCCCAGCGTTGCCATGAACGGCGCATCCAATTACCAGGTCACGGTCAACGCCGGATTGGAAGATGTGACCGGCGCACTGCTGGAGAGTGACTACACCTGGCGCTTCGCCACAGCCGCGCCTGAAGTGGTGCGCATCCAGATTGGCCTGGAAGAAAACCGGTCAGAAGGCGCGCCGGTCCGCCCCACCGAGGCCATCACTGTCACCTTTAACATGCCGATGAACCGTGCCGCTACCCAGTCGGCCATCTCCGTGCGCGGCGTAGACGCCCCGGCGGCCACGCTGCGTTACGCCTGGTCAGATGGCGACCGCGTCGTCACCTTAACGGCTGACCCCATGCTGCAATTGGCGACCGATTACCAGGTTGTCGTGGCAACCAGCGCCCAGGCCGCCGCCAGCGCCACCAACCTGAGCGAACAGGCCATCAAACCCTTTACCACCGTGCCCTTCCCGGCCGTGCGCAGCACCGAACCGAAAAATGAGGCGACGCCGGAAGTGTGGCAGCGCGGTTTTAGCGTCACCTTTGCCTCGCCCATGGACATCGCCACGCTGGAAGACCGCGTGGTCATCGAACCGGCGCCACGCAATCCGCGTTATTCGTTTGGTGAATGGGATGGCTTCCAGATGTATTTGGACTTCCCGCTGGAACGTTCTACCACCTATCGCATCACCATTCCCGGCAGTGCTGCCGATCCATATGGCAATACGCTGGGCCGGGATTACACCTTCCAATTCACCACGCCGGCTGCTTCACCGCTGGCTTCGTTTAACCTGCCCGGCGCAATTACCCAGTTGAGTACCAGTTTTGAAACGGCCGTCAACCTCATCTACCGCAATGTCTCCCAGGTAACGGTGAATCTGTACGATGTAGGACTGCCCATCCAATACTTCGGCGACAGCTATAACCTCTACGATTACCTACCCAACACCGATCCGCTGCGCACCTGGAGCCTGAACCCGTCCGGCAGCGGCGTCGAATCGCTGTCTCTGGCCGATGGTGGTGCGCTGCCTACCGGCATTTACTTCCTCAGCGCGCGCGCCCCAGAAGTCAGCGACGATTTCCGCTATTGGCAGTTGCAGCGGGTGATGCTGATTGTGGCCGACACCAACCTGGTGGTGAAAGAAATGCCCAACGAAGTGCGCGTATGGGCCACCAACATCGCCTCCGGCCAGCCAGGCCAGGGTTTAACCATCACGCTGTATGACGTGAATGGCGCGCCCAGCGGCACGGCCGTTACCGACGCCAGTGGGTTTGCCCGTTTTGACTACACGCGCAGCCCCAACAGCTATGGTGGCAGCGTCACCGTCGTCAGCAGTGCGCCGGGGCAGACCGGCTTTGGTGTGGCCAACAGCCGTTGGAACGGCGGCTTTGAGCCGTGGCGCATGGGCATCAGCCAGGGATACAACGACACCAGCCTGCCCTTTGCCTATCTCTACACCGACCGGCCCATTTACCGGCCAGGCGACACCGTACACTACAAAGGCATCGTGCGCGACCCCAATTTTGGCCGCTTCAGCTTGCCCAACTTGACAAAAGCGACGGTGCGCATCACCCCGGTCAACTACTATTCCGAAGGGGGCATAGAGGAGATGATCCCCGTGACGCTGGACAGCGATGGCGTCTTTTATGGCGAGTGGGTCATTCCCGATGACGCGCCGCTGGGGGCGTTGAACATCTACATGGAAGGGCAAGATTGGGAAACCATGCGCTCCTTCAGCGTGGCCGAATATCGCGCTCCAGAGTTCCTCATCAGCATGACGGCCGACAACCCGGAAGCGCTGCGCGGCGAGACGGTGAACGTGACACTGCAAGCCGATTACTTCTTCGGCGGTTCGGCGGCCGACCTGAACGTGACCTGGGCCATCTATGAAGACGCCTTTTACCCGACGGTGGATGGCCCCTATTACGCCTTTGGCGACAACGGCGGCCTGTATTATGAAGATTTTGGCCCCTGGGGACGCATCGGCGGCGGCGGCGGGACGTATGGCCGCTGGCTGACCTCTGGCGAGGGCAAAACGGACGCCAATGGCCGTGTCACCATCACCTTGCCTGCCAGTCTGCTGCAAGACGCCGAAAACGGCAGCCGCAAAGTGACGGTGGAAGCCTCCGTAAGCGACCTGGCCGAGTTCCCGGTCACCAGCCAGACGGCCGTTACCTTCCATGCCGCCGCCGGCTACGTGGGCGTGCGTTCGGCCAACTATTCCGTCATGGCCGGGACGGAAGCGGCCGTCGAACTCCTGACAGTAGATTGGAGCGGCGCGCCGCTGCCCAACCAAAATGTGTCCGTCACCTTTTATCGCCGCGAATGGGAAAGCGACCGCACCAGTGACTTTGGGCAATATTACACGCGCTGGATTCCGGTGGATACGGAACTGACGCAGGTAGACGTGACCACCGATGCGCAAGGCCGGGCGACAGCCAGCTTTACGCCCGACGAAGGCGGCTCTTACCTCGCCGTCGCCACCCTGACCGACGGCCGTGGCCGCCAACAAACAGCCACCACCGGCCTGTGGGCTATGGATGAAAACTTCAGCGATTGGCGCTCTGCGCCGCGCGAATACACCCTGGACCTGGTGGCCGACCAGCCCAGTTACAGCCCCGGCGACACGGCGCGCATCCTGGTGCAGTCGCCCTTTGCCGGAACGGTGAATGCCTGGTTGACCATCGAACGCGGCAACATGATTGAACAGCGAGTGGTGCAAGTGACCGGCGGTCAGATCATCGAAATCCCCATCACGCCCATCTTTGCGCCGAACGTGTATGTGGGGGTAACGGCCGTTAAACCGGTCAATCCCACCGATGAGACACGGCCGTATGCCGACATCCGCACTGGCATGATCGAACTCTCCGTCTCGCCAGAACAGCAAGAACTGCTCCTAACGCTGACGCCGCGTGAAACCGAACTGGAACCGGGGGATACGGCCGTCTTCGACATCCAGGTCACCAACTTCGCCGGGCAGCCAGCCCAGGCCGAACTCTCGTTGGCTCTGGTGGATTTGGCCGTACTCACCCTAAAACCGGACAACGCGCCGCCCATCCTGGACGCCTTTTACGCCGAGCAGCCGTTGTACAGCTACGTTGGCGCCGGTCTGCTGGTGTCTGGCGAAGGATTGGCGATTGAAGTGCCTGAGGAGTTCCTGGGCGGCGGCGGTGGCGGTGGCGGCGATGTAACCGAAGCGGCCCTAAGCCGGGCTGTGGGCGATGAAGATGATAACGCCCGCCGCGACTTCCCGGACACCGCTTACTGGCAAGCCAAACTATTCACCGACGGCGGTGGGCAGGCGACGGTGGAAATTCCGCTGCCCGATACCCTGACCACCTGGCGGTTGAGCAGCAAAGTGGTGAACAACGATTCGCTGGTCGGCCAGTCCAACGTAGACATTGTTGTCAGTTTGCCGCTGTTGGTGCGTCCGGTGACGCCCCGTTTCTTCACTGTGGGCGACGTGGTGCAGATTGGGGCCATCGTCAACAACCTGACCGGCGCGGCGATTGAAGCGACGGTCAGTCTGGAAGCCGACGGCTTTGTCGAGGCCAGTTTTGCCGATCAGGTGGTGAGTGTGCCGGCGAACGGCCGTACCCTGGTCCGCTGGCCGGTTACGGTGGACGACGTGGAATTTGCCGACCTGACCTTCCGCGTGGCCGGCGGTGGCCACAGCGACGCCACCAAACCCAGCTTCGGCGTGGGGCCGGACAACGTGATCCCGGTTTATCGCTACAGCGCGCCGGACATCGTCGGCACGTCGGGCGTGCTGGAAGAGCCAGGGCGGCAAATCGAAGCCATCCTGCTGCCGGCCAACATAGACACCCGGCGCGGCTCCGTGGACGTGCAGATCAGCGCCTCCCTGGCCGCGGCGATGATAGACGCTCTGGAAGCGCTCAACGACGAATATTACCAATCAATATGCGCCTCGTCGGTGATAGACCGGCTGCTGCCCAACACCGCCACCGCCCGCGCCATCACCGAATTGGGGTTGGACGAAGCGGCGCTGCTGGCGCAGTTAGACGGCCAGATCATCGCCGACATCAGCCAACTGGAAGGTCTGTTGAAGCCTGACGGCGGTTGGGGCTGGTGTTTCAGCGCCGAAAGCCAGCCCTGGCTGACGGCCTACGGTCTGCTGGCGCTGACGAAAGCCGAAGAAGCGGGCTATGGCGTCAATGCCGGGGTGCTGCGGCAGGCGACAAGCTATTTGCAGCGGGAACTGCGCAGCGCCAGCGGCCTGGACCGGCCCTGGCAGGCGAACCGGCAGGCGTTTTTCCTGTATGTGCTGGCCGAGCGGGGCGTGGACGTGGTGGACGAGGCCAACGCCTTGTTTGCCGAGCAGCGCGGCCTGCTGGACCCATATGCCAAAGCGTTCCTGATCCTGGCCTATGAAGCCAACGCCTTTGCCAGTGAAAATCAGGCGACGCTGCTGGCCGACTTGAATGACGCGGTGATCTTCAGCGCGACCGGCGCGCATTGGGAAGACGCGGCGCAGGACTTCGACAACCTGAACAGCGACATACGCGGCACGGCGATTGTGTTGGACGCCCTGGCGCGCACGCAGCCCACAGCCCCCTTTGCCCCGCAAACGGTGAACTGGCTGATGGTGGCGCGCACGGCCGTGCGCTGGTCTACCGGCCACGAAACAGCCTGGAGCATCCTGGCGCTAACCGATTGGCTGGCGGCGACGGAGGAGCTAGACGCCAACTATGATTGGGCGCTGACGGTGAATCTGCAACCGGCCGCCGCTGGCTTCTTTTCCGAGGCCAACGTGACGGAACGGGTGTATGAATCTATACCCATGAACCAGTTGGTGGTCGGCGATACCAACTTCCTGGGCTTCGAGCGTGGGTCTGGTGACGGCCGTCTCTATTACAACCTGCACCTCAACGCCTATCTACCGGCCGAATCGGTCCAATCTACCAACCGGGGCATTATCGTGCAGCGCGCTTATTACGACGCCGCCTGCGACCCGACCACGACCACCTGCCTGCCCATCAACAGCATTGCCGCTGGCGGGCAGGTGCGGGTAGAACTGACCATCATCGCTCCCAATAACCTGCTGTACGCGGTAGTCTCCGACCCGCTGCCTTCGGGCGCGGAGGGCATTGATCCTGGGCTTGAGACAACCTCCAACCGGCTGAGCGACAGCGTAGAACGGACCGATCAGACGGACAACTTCTGGGGTTGGTGGGGTTGGTGGGCCTTTAACCGCATTGAGTACCGCGACGAGCGGGTTGTGTTCTACGCCGACTTCTTACCGGCCGGTACGTACCAATACACCTACTACTTACAAGCCAACATACCGGGGGCGTATCAGGTGATGCCCACCCTGGCGCAGCAGGAATTCTTCCCAGAAGTATTCGGTCGCACGGATGGGATGTTGTTTACAATTACGGAGTAAACGGAATTAGCCGCGTAGATCGCTGAGTACGCGGATAGTTCTAACCAAATAAATGGCAGGCGCTCTGGCAGCGCCTGCCATTTTATTTTTCTTGCATCAAGAACCAAATGAATTTATTATGATATTTATAACAAAATCTTAATCTAATATCATTGTCAAAGCCCTTGAAAATCGAGTCTTTTTGCTGTTCAATAGAGAGCATTCACGTTGTAGATTAATAGAACCGGGCTGCACTTTGCCTGAAACATGTTTGCTTAGATAACGTTCGATGACCGCCCCATAAGGAGCCTATGGAGAAGCACACGGTTCGGCCTACATGGACTAAAGGCGAATGCCACGATTTGTTAGCTTTTGTCCCAGATGCGGTGCTGGTGGTTAACAGCCAGGGCGTAATCGTTTCGATCAATGATGAAACGACGCGGATTCTGGGCTACACCAGGGATGAATTGCAGGGGCAGAGCCTGGGTTTTCTGCTGCCAGAACGTTTTCGCGTTAGCCACCAACACCATTTAAATGCGTATTTTCAGAATCCCTGGCCCAGACCGATGGGACTGAGTCTGGACTTGGCAGCTCTACACAAACAAGGCCACGAGATTTTTGTGGCGGTCAGCCTGATCCCCTGGAAAATGGAGGAGGGAACAGTGGTGACAGCTTTTGTGCGCGACATTACCCAGCGTAAATTGATGGAAACGGCCGTGCAAAAAGCCCAGGAACAAGCCCAGGAACGCCTTGAACAAGAAGTCACGCGGCAAACCGCTGAACTCCGCCAGGTAAACCAGGAACTGCGGCAAGAAATCATCGAGCGGCAGCGTGTCGAAGAAGAGCTGCGCTTACTTACCATGCAGTTAACCCAACGCCAGGAACAACTACAACAAGAATTATCCTCGTTGGATCAGCTTTCGCTGACCACGACTTCCACCGTCACCCTCCAGGCTTACAATC belongs to Candidatus Leptovillus gracilis and includes:
- a CDS encoding Ig-like domain-containing protein; the encoded protein is MRKSIAPLIVISLMLLVLLAACRRGQATEELPTAVPTAALPQPTNEPTRQPTAVPQPAQSAVDPADIDWPPQVIYSSPSVGEEVLLDGAITLRFDQPMDQNSVAQALAVQNVADDTAVSGSLTWSRPDTVIFTPAGQLNRQQTYRVMVGETAKGANGQAMSAPAEFDLQTIGALAVAQVIPANGTTGVAADGTITVLFNRPVVPLVTTDQQARLPQPLTFNPPVEGKGEWTSTSIYRFTPSVAMNGASNYQVTVNAGLEDVTGALLESDYTWRFATAAPEVVRIQIGLEENRSEGAPVRPTEAITVTFNMPMNRAATQSAISVRGVDAPAATLRYAWSDGDRVVTLTADPMLQLATDYQVVVATSAQAAASATNLSEQAIKPFTTVPFPAVRSTEPKNEATPEVWQRGFSVTFASPMDIATLEDRVVIEPAPRNPRYSFGEWDGFQMYLDFPLERSTTYRITIPGSAADPYGNTLGRDYTFQFTTPAASPLASFNLPGAITQLSTSFETAVNLIYRNVSQVTVNLYDVGLPIQYFGDSYNLYDYLPNTDPLRTWSLNPSGSGVESLSLADGGALPTGIYFLSARAPEVSDDFRYWQLQRVMLIVADTNLVVKEMPNEVRVWATNIASGQPGQGLTITLYDVNGAPSGTAVTDASGFARFDYTRSPNSYGGSVTVVSSAPGQTGFGVANSRWNGGFEPWRMGISQGYNDTSLPFAYLYTDRPIYRPGDTVHYKGIVRDPNFGRFSLPNLTKATVRITPVNYYSEGGIEEMIPVTLDSDGVFYGEWVIPDDAPLGALNIYMEGQDWETMRSFSVAEYRAPEFLISMTADNPEALRGETVNVTLQADYFFGGSAADLNVTWAIYEDAFYPTVDGPYYAFGDNGGLYYEDFGPWGRIGGGGGTYGRWLTSGEGKTDANGRVTITLPASLLQDAENGSRKVTVEASVSDLAEFPVTSQTAVTFHAAAGYVGVRSANYSVMAGTEAAVELLTVDWSGAPLPNQNVSVTFYRREWESDRTSDFGQYYTRWIPVDTELTQVDVTTDAQGRATASFTPDEGGSYLAVATLTDGRGRQQTATTGLWAMDENFSDWRSAPREYTLDLVADQPSYSPGDTARILVQSPFAGTVNAWLTIERGNMIEQRVVQVTGGQIIEIPITPIFAPNVYVGVTAVKPVNPTDETRPYADIRTGMIELSVSPEQQELLLTLTPRETELEPGDTAVFDIQVTNFAGQPAQAELSLALVDLAVLTLKPDNAPPILDAFYAEQPLYSYVGAGLLVSGEGLAIEVPEEFLGGGGGGGGDVTEAALSRAVGDEDDNARRDFPDTAYWQAKLFTDGGGQATVEIPLPDTLTTWRLSSKVVNNDSLVGQSNVDIVVSLPLLVRPVTPRFFTVGDVVQIGAIVNNLTGAAIEATVSLEADGFVEASFADQVVSVPANGRTLVRWPVTVDDVEFADLTFRVAGGGHSDATKPSFGVGPDNVIPVYRYSAPDIVGTSGVLEEPGRQIEAILLPANIDTRRGSVDVQISASLAAAMIDALEALNDEYYQSICASSVIDRLLPNTATARAITELGLDEAALLAQLDGQIIADISQLEGLLKPDGGWGWCFSAESQPWLTAYGLLALTKAEEAGYGVNAGVLRQATSYLQRELRSASGLDRPWQANRQAFFLYVLAERGVDVVDEANALFAEQRGLLDPYAKAFLILAYEANAFASENQATLLADLNDAVIFSATGAHWEDAAQDFDNLNSDIRGTAIVLDALARTQPTAPFAPQTVNWLMVARTAVRWSTGHETAWSILALTDWLAATEELDANYDWALTVNLQPAAAGFFSEANVTERVYESIPMNQLVVGDTNFLGFERGSGDGRLYYNLHLNAYLPAESVQSTNRGIIVQRAYYDAACDPTTTTCLPINSIAAGGQVRVELTIIAPNNLLYAVVSDPLPSGAEGIDPGLETTSNRLSDSVERTDQTDNFWGWWGWWAFNRIEYRDERVVFYADFLPAGTYQYTYYLQANIPGAYQVMPTLAQQEFFPEVFGRTDGMLFTITE
- a CDS encoding PAS domain S-box protein, with the translated sequence MLAFVPDAVLVVNSQGVIVSINDETTRILGYTRDELQGQSLGFLLPERFRVSHQHHLNAYFQNPWPRPMGLSLDLAALHKQGHEIFVAVSLIPWKMEEGTVVTAFVRDITQRKLMETAVQKAQEQAQERLEQEVTRQTAELRQVNQELRQEIIERQRVEEELRLLTMQLTQRQEQLQQELSSLDQLSLTTTSTVTLQAYNLLSVAESLPTIFGELVAQYGELLDLALETKTYKTDIDLAARLRLLAERLGLLNAGPHDVVSLHSTALKAKVADVPYAKANVYFQEGRLLVLQLMGYVVAYYRSHSLFFRQGVANAATHNMPRNSNHVATED